The window CGAAGTGGGTGAGAGATCCGGGATCTCTAACATCATTTTGGTCAAAAGCTTGCGCAGCTGTGCCTGTTCACGCGGGCTCAGTCTGCTCAAAATAATGTCTTCACCCGAGAGGGAGATGGGCATCATCTTGTCATGCATCTGAGCCCCCTCAGGGGTGAGATAAAGGTGTCGTGAACCACGAGGTCCATCACTGACGGCAATGAGCTTGCGATCAATAAGGGTGTTGACCGCCTTGGAAACCACAGCCTTATTCATGGCCAAGAACTCTGACACGTCTGTTGCACTACTGCCAGGCGTATTGGCCAATGCAGATATAACACGCCAGTCATTGGTACCTAGGTTGAACTCTTGGCGCATCAACATTGATTCTCGCCACACCAGTGCATTAGAGAGAAGAGCAAGAAGCCGAGGAGTGAACGCGTCACTATCGATCAACTGAGACAACGGCTCAGTAATTATTTCTTGCTTGCCGATATGAGGAACGCTGGAACCAGAGGCAACCGTAATTGCCTTGACGGTTCTTTTCGAAGCTGTCATTTCCCCAACCAGATTGTTCTGTGCTGAAAACAGTTAGTCAACATCGACCAACGAACCCAAAGTTTAACAGTGGATTCGTTGGCCGAGGTTGAGTGAAACACTAGTGAGCCTGAGCGGCTAGCGCCTCTGCATCGATGGTTGCGA of the Aurantimicrobium photophilum genome contains:
- a CDS encoding MarR family winged helix-turn-helix transcriptional regulator, producing MTASKRTVKAITVASGSSVPHIGKQEIITEPLSQLIDSDAFTPRLLALLSNALVWRESMLMRQEFNLGTNDWRVISALANTPGSSATDVSEFLAMNKAVVSKAVNTLIDRKLIAVSDGPRGSRHLYLTPEGAQMHDKMMPISLSGEDIILSRLSPREQAQLRKLLTKMMLEIPDLSPTSVVISPLED